The following are from one region of the Tepidamorphus gemmatus genome:
- a CDS encoding winged helix-turn-helix domain-containing protein translates to MRTSNITTGIRLRVVLAPGIAIGPGKADLLEGIRDTGSISAAGRRMKMSYKRAWTLVDSMNRWFPDPLVESEKGGAQGGGARLTGRGEAVLAAYRRMEASAAAGAAGDIAELRAALTCQGDMSDGT, encoded by the coding sequence ATGCGAACGAGCAACATCACCACGGGCATCCGCCTGCGCGTCGTGCTGGCGCCGGGCATCGCCATAGGACCGGGCAAGGCCGACCTGCTCGAGGGCATCCGCGACACCGGCTCGATCTCGGCGGCAGGCCGGCGCATGAAGATGAGCTACAAGCGCGCCTGGACATTGGTCGATTCGATGAACCGCTGGTTCCCCGATCCCCTGGTCGAATCCGAGAAGGGCGGCGCACAGGGAGGGGGGGCCCGGCTCACCGGCCGCGGCGAGGCCGTGCTCGCCGCCTACCGGCGGATGGAGGCCTCGGCCGCCGCCGGCGCCGCCGGCGATATCGCGGAGCTCAGGGCCGCTCTGACCTGCCAGGGCGATATGTCCGACGGGACATAG
- the modA gene encoding molybdate ABC transporter substrate-binding protein: MGIPMVATGRRWLTVGLGVAILLLALAAGAGRATAEVPVIAAASDLQFALEEIAARFRTDTGQDVKLSFGSSGNFARQIRQGAPFEMFLSADETYVLELARDGFTRGDGDLYAIGRIVLIVPHGSPLQADGLLDDLAAALEDGRLTRFAIANPEHAPYGKRAEEALRHKGIWEAIESRLVLGENVSQAAQFATSANAQGGLIAYSLALSPKVSALGTYALVPEEWHSPLLQRMVLLKGAGPVAERFYAYVQQPAARTVFRRYGFVLPGEEPIN; encoded by the coding sequence ATGGGCATTCCCATGGTTGCAACGGGGCGGCGTTGGCTGACGGTCGGGCTTGGTGTGGCGATCCTGCTGCTGGCCCTTGCGGCAGGGGCTGGACGCGCGACCGCTGAGGTACCGGTCATCGCCGCCGCATCGGACCTGCAATTCGCGCTCGAGGAGATCGCCGCGAGGTTCAGAACCGATACCGGCCAGGACGTGAAGCTGTCCTTCGGCTCGTCCGGCAATTTCGCACGGCAGATCCGCCAGGGGGCCCCGTTCGAGATGTTCCTGTCGGCCGACGAGACCTATGTTCTAGAGCTCGCCCGCGACGGCTTCACCCGGGGCGACGGCGATCTCTACGCCATCGGGCGCATCGTGCTGATCGTGCCGCACGGCTCGCCGCTGCAGGCGGACGGCTTGCTCGATGATCTTGCAGCCGCCCTCGAGGACGGCCGCTTGACCCGCTTCGCCATCGCCAATCCCGAGCACGCGCCCTACGGCAAGCGCGCCGAGGAGGCGTTGCGACACAAGGGCATCTGGGAGGCCATCGAGAGCAGGCTGGTGCTGGGCGAGAATGTCAGCCAGGCCGCCCAGTTCGCCACCTCGGCCAATGCTCAGGGCGGCCTGATCGCCTACTCGCTGGCGCTGTCGCCGAAGGTTTCCGCGCTCGGCACCTATGCACTCGTTCCGGAGGAGTGGCATTCGCCGCTCCTGCAGCGGATGGTGCTGCTGAAGGGCGCCGGGCCGGTCGCCGAACGCTTCTACGCCTATGTGCAGCAGCCAGCGGCGCGCACGGTGTTCCGCCGCTACGGCTTCGTGCTGCCGGGGGAGGAGCCGATCAACTGA
- the modB gene encoding molybdate ABC transporter permease subunit gives MDWTALWLSLRLAALTVCILLPLGIVLGRWLAYRDFTGKGVAEAVIALPLVLPPTVFGYYLLVAFGAASPIGQVWQAVFGHQLVFTFEGLLVASVIFNLPFAIQPMQRGFEAIPREVREAAACCGMPPWRAILRVELPLAWPGIVTAMILSFAHTLGEFGIVLMVGGSIPGETKTIAISIYDRVQAFDDAAAAQMSALLLALSLTAIALTFAVSRRIGRRFG, from the coding sequence ATGGACTGGACCGCCCTCTGGCTGTCGCTCAGGCTGGCGGCGCTGACGGTCTGCATCCTGTTGCCGCTCGGTATCGTCCTCGGCCGCTGGCTCGCCTATCGCGACTTCACCGGCAAGGGCGTTGCAGAGGCGGTGATCGCATTGCCGCTGGTGCTTCCGCCGACGGTCTTCGGTTACTACCTGCTGGTCGCCTTCGGGGCCGCCTCGCCGATCGGACAGGTCTGGCAGGCCGTCTTCGGTCATCAGCTCGTCTTCACCTTCGAGGGGCTGCTGGTCGCCTCGGTGATCTTCAACTTGCCGTTTGCCATCCAGCCCATGCAGCGCGGCTTCGAGGCGATTCCGCGCGAGGTCCGCGAGGCGGCCGCCTGCTGCGGCATGCCGCCCTGGCGCGCCATCCTGCGGGTCGAACTGCCGCTCGCCTGGCCCGGCATCGTGACCGCGATGATCCTGTCCTTCGCCCACACGCTCGGCGAATTCGGCATCGTGCTGATGGTCGGCGGCTCCATACCCGGCGAGACCAAGACCATTGCCATCTCGATCTACGATCGCGTGCAGGCATTCGACGATGCCGCGGCGGCGCAGATGTCGGCGCTGCTGCTGGCGCTGTCGCTGACTGCGATCGCTCTCACCTTCGCCGTCTCGCGGCGCATCGGCAGGCGGTTCGGATGA